One genomic segment of Besnoitia besnoiti strain Bb-Ger1 chromosome VII, whole genome shotgun sequence includes these proteins:
- a CDS encoding rhoptry protein ROP18 (encoded by transcript BESB_077900) has translation MGYALSSSALPCLAWLVAVLVLILCEAGAVHSIRVKLLHDAGTRGAFVFPAPSAADRGRERSLSAGDGVRESAKNAEVRSILGLQRRIPTGKRVSEEAPFSFCSRLVGRTWGMGGVRRAASEREPLEPTHHIGLGDRIARGLRNAVSWIPGFQRGRSSSATGLRFVEVEPGDLIVARVVSLVADRIKAATSSRIVPDDEIVSRTYWPASVPVVVKSLSTGVTRTLVRGPVIGRGGRGTVCLARDQSTDEEVALKLFIKFEKPTVKRVRELRNEAFFYQRLPGVASAADAQALFRLMVPTDAVQVVNAPPSLRYAPAEIWVPNMFPIMPKAQMDVARFVNVLTEFDDVSQNELGVLARLQLTLSVIRLVAILHTQGVVHADIKPENFFVMGDGRVFLRDFGASGSDMTTAPFGGTLAYTPPELSAPTRYVQYKYSTDSWGVGLVLCFIWCDRVPVTSRVHEFLVFDSCPRDVPDDVKTLVRMFLETSPRRRLSPLRAIRRAEFNRVKERVDRGGVKTKNMSQTRSSQAPTRTRRRTLLRRRETPRAEGGLSP, from the coding sequence ATGGGATACGCACTGTCCTCCAGTGCTCTCCCATGCTTGGCGTGGCTAGTCGCCGTGCTTGTGTTAATTCTGTGCGAAGCAGGGGCAGTACACAGTATTCGTGTGAAGTTGTTGCATGACGCCGGAACACGTGGCGCTTTCGTCTTTCCTGCTCCGAGCGCAGCCGACCGCGGGCGGGAGCGGAGCCTCAGCGCGGGTGACGGAGTCCGTGAATCGGCAAAAAATGCGGAAGTGCGCAGTATCTTGGGGCTTCAGCGGCGTATACCTACGGGCAAGCGAGTCTCGGAGGAGGCCCCGTTCAGCTTCTGTTCAAGGCTCGTCGGTCGGACGTGGGGCATGGGAGGCGTTCGACGAGCAGCATCAGAGAGAGAGCCTTTGGAACCGACTCACCACATTGGCCTCGGAGATCGAAtcgcgcgcgggctgcgaAACGCTGTTTCATGGATTCCAGGGTTCCAGCGTGGCAGGTCGAGCTCAGCAACAGGACTGCGTTTTGTGGAAGTAGAGCCTGGAGATCTCATAGTTGCCCGCGTGGTCTCGCTAGTAGCAGACCGCATCAAGGCGGCTACTAGCTCCAGAATCGTACCAGATGACGAAATCGTGTCAAGGACGTACTGGCCGGCGAGCGTTCCTGTGGTGGTGAAGTCCCTGTCAACGGGGGTCACTAGAACGTTGGTGCGGGGGCCCGTCATCGGCCGAGGCGGCAGGGGGACAGTGTGTCTCGCACGAGACCAGAGTACTGACGAGGAGGTTGCTCTTAAGCTTTTCATAAAGTTCGAAAAGCCTACGGTGAAGAGAGTGAGAGAACTGCGCAACGAGGCATTCTTTTACCAGCGACTACCGGGAgttgcgtctgcggccgaTGCCCAGGCGTTATTCCGGCTGATGGTTCCAACAGACGCTGTGCAGGTAGTGAATGCTCCACCATCCTTGCGCTACGCCCCCGCCGAGATCTGGGTGCCAAACATGTTTCCGATCATGCCGAAAGCGCAGATGGATGTCGCACGGTTTGTTAACGTACTGACAGAGTTTGATGATGTCAGCCAGAACGAGCTGGGAGTGCTGGCGCGACTGCAGCTGACACTTTCAGTCATACGTCTCGTGGCCATTCTGCACACGCAGGGAGTTGTGCATGCTGACATCAAGCCCGAAAACTTCTTCGTTATGGGCGACGGTCGCGTGTTTTTGCGGGACTTTGGCGCCTCCGGCAGCGATATGACAACCGCCCCATTTGGCGGCACACTGGCCTACACGCCGCCGGAGCTGTCAGCGCCAACGAGGTATGTCCAATACAAATACTCAACTGACTCATGGGGCGTCGGTCTCGTACTATGCTTCATTTGGTGTGACCGTGTGCCTGTGACATCTCGCGTCCACGAGTTCTTGGTCTTTGATAGCTGTCCTCGCGACGTCCCGGACGATGTCAAAACTCTGGTCCGGATGTTTCTAGAGACGTCGCCTCGACGTCGACTATCCCCTCTTCGCGCCATCAGACGCGCGGAGTTCAACCGTGTCAAAGAGCGGGTAGACCGCGGGGGAGTAAAGACAAAGAACATGTCACAGACACGCAGCAGCCAAGCACCCACACGCACTCGGAGGCGGACcctgcttcgtcgtcgcgaGACTccacgcgcggagggcgggctGTCTCCGTAA
- a CDS encoding ATPase, AFG1 family protein (encoded by transcript BESB_077910), giving the protein MAAPPPRVAPLVPFLKATPASHQPTPFCTPHRSVAAGACPPYANPNLCRSQGNNFRHVRLQAAQSLHFRVFPSGVGGSRSDAQLQDTRPEHLRGLPASGSSLVRPVLKGTARRGTTPGRSLALQPYSSSRGALPSLEQSNACEERYGNATASLSFLREGRRTTSTSSTVVATEEGLAGPEAANILGRLPSYHVKKKDLVENYLEVDPDNPTPLLEYFSALLREGNLEPNDAQKELMGKLQILMDNIEAFNFKSGDPFDPMTARPPGAPPTPSSPKKARKEFRESAASVSASLDEVKEEMAPRLRPAIRGLYIYGGVGQGKTMIMDAFYDCLSVKHKMRIHFHQFMVEVQEKLHRVKAQRRFEDPLFEVAKQVRSRAQVLCFDEFQVVHITDAMILKRLFEFLFSFGAIVVATSNRPPVDLYKGGLNRQRFLPFIDLLLDCCEVFHIETHKDYRLSKLAGSSHGLYFVPERTQHEILKQFTALTKGEQPEPGVVQVAMGRELQVPLMAQGIAQFSFSDLCEASLGTPDFLAVARNFHTVFLSRVPELSDMEQFPNEIRRFIDLIDVLYERHVRVIFDAAAPPLRLMGVTATTKHFEDLRQTLQKKFSTLQAFFELLTPFVAAGEQASYEVETESISENKWIEGAHAVAGVSEETAKHVFEKLDVHKKGVLPLEAFRSGIYFHMMNFDMKRPSEKDTFLFQGRPESLGPPSAVGYELFNEGGSSGAQDVQFAYVRTVSRIRDMISTNYLEAHQQIFKLQDLRLFGVSTSQ; this is encoded by the exons ATGgctgctccgccgcctcgtgtTGCCCCTTTGGTGCCCTTTCTCAAGGCTACTCCTGCTAGTCATCAACCCACTCCGTTCTGTACGCCGCACCGGTCTGttgccgctggcgcctgTCCGCCGTACGCGAATCCCAACCTCTGTAGGTCGCAGGGCAACAATTTCCGCCATGTGCGCCTTCAAGCAGCGCAGTCGCTTCACTTCAGAGTGTTTCCTTCCGGTGTAGGTGGGTCGCGGTCTGACGCTCAGCTGCAAGACACACGACCTGAACACCTTCGAGGATTGCCTGCCTCGGGGTCATCGCTCGTCCGCCCGGTTCTGAAAGGAACTGCACGGAGAGGCACTACGCCTGGGCGTTCACTTGCGCTGCAACCGTATTCTTCGTCTCGAGGAGCCCTTCCATCACTGGAGCAGTCGAACGCATGCGAGGAGCGCTACGGCAACGCCACCGCGAGCTTGTCGTTCCTCCGTGAGGGACGCAGAACGACGTCAACCAGCTCCACTGTGGTTGCCACGGAGGAGGGGCTTGCAGGCCCCGAGGCGGCTAATATTCTTGGAAGGCTCCCCTCGTACCACGTGAAAAAGAAAGACTTGGTAGAAAATTACCTCGAAGTCGATCCGGACAATCCTACCCCACTTCTTGAGTACTTCTCCGCCCTGCTGCGAGAGGGTAACCTCGAACCGAATGACGCGCAGAAGGAACTCATGGGCAAACTCCAG ATTCTCATGGACAACATAGAGGCGTTCAATTTCAAGTCAGGCGACCCGTTCGACCCCATGACCGCCCGcccgcctggcgcgccgccgacgccctcgtcgcccaaGAAGGCAAGAAAAGAGTTTAGAGAGTCAGCCGCAT CTGTCTCGGCATCACTGGACGAGGTGAAGGAAGAAAtggcgcctcggctgcgcccGGCGATCCGCGGGCTCTACATCTACGGCGGGGTGGGCCAGGGGAAAACGATGATTATGGATGCATTCTACGACTGCCTAAGCGTCAAGCACAAGATGCGAATTCACTTCCACCAGTTCATGGTGGAGGTTCAGGAG AAGCTGCACCGCGTCAAGGCCCAGCGCCGATTCGAGGATCCCCTCTTCGAAGTGGCGAAGCAGGTgcggtcgcgggcgcaggtGCTCTGCTTTGACGAGTTTCAG GTCGTCCATATCACCGACGCGATGATCCTGAAGCGCCTCTTTGAGTTCCTTTTCTCC TTCGGCGCAATCGTCGTCGCCACGTCAAATCGCCCGCCGGTCGACCTCTACAAAGGCGGCCTCAATCGCCAGCGCTTCTTGCCGTTCATCGATCTCCTCTTGGACTGCTGCGAAGTCTTCCACATTGAAACACACAAGGACTACAG ACTCAGCAAGTTGGCGGGCAGCTCGCATGGATTGTACTTCGTCCCGGAGCGCACACAACACGAGATTCTCAAGCAGTTCACGGCGCTGACAAAGGGCGAACAGCCCGAGCCCGGTGTCGTTCAGGTGGCGATGGGTCGCGAGCTCCAG GTGCCGCTGATGGCGCAGGGCATTGCGCAGTTTTCGTTCTCGGATCTCTGCGAAGCTTCGCTCGGCACGCCGGATTTCCTTGCAGTCGCGAGGAATTTCCACACGGTCTTCCTTAGTCGCGTCCCCGAGTTGAGCGACATGGAACAGTTTCCAAACGAGATTCGTCGCTTCATCGACCTCATCGATGTCCTCTATGAGAG GCACGTGCGCGTGATCTTCGAcgcagccgccccgccgctgcggctcaTGGGCGTCACTGCCACGACAAAGCACTTCGAGGATCTAAGACAGACTCTGCAGAAGAAATTCTCCACGCTGCAAGCTTTCTTCGAGCTCCTCACGCCG TTcgtggcggcgggcgagcagGCCAGCTACGAGGTGGAGACCGAAAGCATCTCTGAGAATAAATGGATCGAAGGAGCCCACGCCGTTGCAGGCGTTTCGGAGGA AACGGCCAAGCATGTTTTCGAGAAGCTGGACGTTCACAAGAAGGGCGTGCTGCCGCTCGAAGCGTTCAG GTCGGGCATCTATTTCCACATGATGAACTTTGACATGAAGCGGCCGTCAGAGAAGGACACGTTTCTCTTCCAGGGGCGCCCAGAGAGTCTCGGTCCGCCAAGTGCGGTGGGATACGAGCTATTTAA CGAAGGAGGATCCTCGGGAGCTCAAGACGTCCAGTTCGCCTACGTTCGGACGGTCTCCAG AATCCGAGATATGATTTCGACAAACTACCTGGAAGCTCACCAACAGATCTTCAAGCTGCAAGACTTGCGTCTCTTCGGTGTTTCGACGTCTCAATAA
- a CDS encoding hypothetical protein (encoded by transcript BESB_077920) gives MVMVDRCQFPCSSRPASRVINKGKSRSALYKADEHQTGLATTGKGQLQRQEISSGRLRSHYSGFVRATQPAGQENVAAGGSEPQTSNGFVTPSTKNNDVGGSPLQQKGESSQTPRGMKIFRVNRPGSAKQVTTATSALEVVQKQAGSSPPVVHSGDKNVDIGKSAEACDGAPLAPEYGFKYKGPEPTMHGDWSHNGRVTDF, from the exons ATGGTGATGGTTGATCGATGCCAGTTTCCTTGTTCTTCCCGGCCGGCGTCGCGAGTTATCAACAAGGGAAAAAGCAGATCTGCTTTGTACAAAGCCGACGAGCACCAGACAGGGCTG GCAACTACTGGAAAAGGACAATTACAACGGCAGGAAATTTCTTCAGGCAGG CTAAGAAGCCATTACTCTGGATTCGTTCGTGCCACGCAGCCCGCTGGACAGGAAAATGTCGCAGCTGGTGGCAGTGAGCCTCAAACATCAAACGGATTTGTTACCCCCAGTACCAAAAATAACGATGTCGGCGGATCTCCTCTCCAACAAAAAGGCGAAAGCTCACAGACGCCACGCGGTATGAAGATTTTTCGTGTCAACCGTCCAGGTTCAGCAAAACAAGTCACTACTGCGACTAGCGCTTTGGAGGTTGTACAGAAGCAAGCTGGCAGCTCTCCCCCTGTGGTTCACTCTGGAGATAAGAACGTGGACATTGGCAAATCAGCTGAGGcatgcgacggcgcgcctttAGCACCCGAATACGGATTTAAGTACAAAGGCCCCGAACCGACGATGCATGGAGACTGGTCGCACAACGGAAGGGTCACAGATTTTTAG